In Kangiella koreensis DSM 16069, a single window of DNA contains:
- a CDS encoding DUF2884 family protein, with protein sequence MNNTIKTLAIAVMMATGAGVANAKSQTCDVDMAYDVNLDGNEIVFTKDKQQSVVIKDSNSLSLDGKTQSLSAKQTQLLHEYAQQIRELLPAASDIAEDASLLALDAVRDVTSVLLEHNPAKADEIIARVDTIAAELKQHISDSHLRPEAIGEYLEGAEFEKEFEALMEESVTEFVEVNIPSMIAAAMSGNEEKVKAFEERMEKFGQEMETKYEAKAKLIEEKADALCDLVKQIEAKEDSFVQAFESYKPYQLIQ encoded by the coding sequence ATGAACAATACAATAAAAACGTTAGCCATTGCGGTCATGATGGCGACAGGTGCGGGTGTAGCGAATGCAAAAAGCCAGACATGTGATGTGGATATGGCTTATGACGTTAATCTAGATGGTAATGAGATTGTTTTTACCAAAGATAAGCAACAGTCTGTGGTCATTAAAGACAGCAATTCACTGTCGTTGGATGGTAAGACACAAAGCTTGTCAGCAAAGCAGACTCAATTGTTGCACGAATATGCACAGCAAATTCGTGAGTTACTACCTGCGGCAAGTGACATTGCAGAAGATGCTTCTTTATTGGCTTTGGACGCAGTCCGCGATGTAACCAGTGTTTTATTGGAGCACAACCCAGCAAAAGCCGATGAGATAATCGCTCGAGTGGATACCATTGCAGCTGAGCTGAAACAGCACATCAGTGACTCACATTTGCGTCCAGAAGCGATTGGTGAATATCTTGAAGGAGCTGAGTTCGAAAAAGAATTTGAAGCTTTGATGGAAGAAAGCGTCACTGAGTTTGTCGAAGTCAATATTCCTTCCATGATCGCTGCCGCTATGAGCGGTAACGAAGAGAAGGTTAAAGCTTTCGAAGAGCGTATGGAAAAGTTTGGTCAGGAAATGGAAACCAAATATGAAGCCAAAGCGAAGCTTATTGAAGAAAAAGCGGATGCCTTGTGCGACCTGGTTAAACAAATCGAAGCTAAGGAAGACTCTTTTGTTCAAGCGTTTGAGTCATACAAACCTTATCAACTAATTCAATAA
- the alaS gene encoding alanine--tRNA ligase yields the protein MSMTTNQIRNAFLTFFENKGHHIVDSSPLIPANDPTLLFTNAGMVQFKDCFLGIDKRSYTRATSSQRCVRAGGKHNDLENVGYTARHHTFFEMLGNFSFGDYFKKEAIAYCWELLTEEFKLPKEKLWVTVYEEDDEAFDIWVNDIGFPADRISRIGDNKGERYASDNFWAMGDTGPCGPCSEVFYDHGEEIWGGPPGTPEEDGDRFIEIWNLVFMQFNRQKDGTMERLPKPSVDTGMGLERIAAILQGVHSNYEIDLFQHLIKSTADLLKVKDLDNKSLRVIADHIRSCAFLILDGIVPSNEGRGYVLRRIVRRAVRHGHQLGAKGIFFAKLVQPLIEVMGEAYPALVEQKELIEKVLAKEEEAFARTLDKGMLILDQDIADLVETNGKTISGDTVFKLYDTYGFPQDLTADIAREKGLEVDWDGFEKAMNQQRERARAASNFGTDYNDNFSIDERSEFTGYHYTQQNVVVTRLLKGEDEVKELDQGEKGVVILAKTPFYAEAGGQVGDTGRLFGCGATFIVEDTQKLGDAIAHIGYVQRGSFSNDAELTAEVDAERRQHTMRNHSATHLLHAALRDILGTHVTQKGSLVGPERLRFDFSNPEPVTQEQLRQIEALVNQKIYENHAVEAATMSMDEAKEHGAMALFGEKYGDEVRVLTMSPFSVELCGGTHVQRTGDIGAFKILSESGIAAGIRRIEATTGAGAVNWMQSTEASLQSIGKLLKSEPSQVAEKVNQLMDKSRQLEKTIEALQSKLASSQGSDLASQAEDLNGIKLLVAKLEGVEAKALRDIQDQLKNKLGSSIVVLGIAEEDKVSIIVGVSKDLTGKVKAGELVNMVASQVGGKGGGRPDMAQAGGKDPAALPAALDSVKPWVAERLN from the coding sequence GTGAGTATGACAACTAACCAAATTCGTAACGCTTTTCTAACGTTCTTTGAAAACAAAGGCCATCACATCGTTGATAGCAGCCCTTTAATTCCCGCCAATGATCCAACCCTGCTTTTTACCAATGCAGGCATGGTGCAATTCAAAGACTGCTTTTTAGGCATAGATAAGCGTAGCTACACACGCGCCACTTCGTCGCAACGTTGCGTGCGCGCCGGTGGTAAGCATAACGATTTGGAAAATGTCGGTTATACTGCGCGTCATCACACCTTCTTTGAAATGCTTGGTAACTTCAGCTTCGGCGATTACTTCAAGAAAGAAGCGATTGCCTATTGCTGGGAGCTATTGACCGAAGAGTTCAAGCTGCCTAAAGAAAAGCTGTGGGTCACGGTTTACGAAGAAGACGACGAAGCTTTCGATATCTGGGTGAACGATATTGGCTTTCCAGCCGATCGCATCAGCCGCATCGGCGACAACAAAGGCGAGCGTTACGCTTCCGATAACTTCTGGGCGATGGGTGATACCGGTCCTTGCGGTCCTTGCTCCGAAGTGTTCTACGATCACGGTGAAGAAATCTGGGGTGGCCCTCCGGGCACGCCTGAAGAAGATGGTGATCGCTTTATCGAAATCTGGAATCTGGTATTCATGCAGTTCAACCGTCAGAAAGACGGCACCATGGAGCGCCTGCCGAAACCATCGGTCGATACCGGCATGGGGCTGGAGCGTATTGCAGCAATCTTGCAAGGCGTCCACAGCAACTATGAAATTGACCTGTTCCAACACCTGATTAAATCTACTGCTGACCTATTAAAGGTTAAAGACCTCGATAACAAATCATTGCGCGTGATCGCGGATCATATTCGCTCCTGCGCTTTCTTAATATTGGATGGCATTGTGCCAAGCAACGAAGGGCGTGGTTATGTGTTGCGCCGTATCGTTCGTCGCGCCGTTCGCCATGGCCATCAGTTGGGCGCTAAAGGCATTTTCTTTGCTAAGTTAGTGCAGCCGCTGATCGAAGTCATGGGCGAGGCTTATCCAGCTCTGGTTGAGCAAAAAGAATTGATTGAAAAAGTATTGGCGAAAGAAGAAGAAGCTTTCGCCCGTACTCTAGATAAAGGTATGTTAATCCTGGATCAGGATATCGCCGACTTAGTTGAAACCAATGGTAAAACCATTTCTGGCGATACCGTTTTTAAACTGTATGACACCTACGGTTTCCCGCAGGATTTAACCGCCGATATCGCGCGCGAAAAAGGTCTCGAAGTGGATTGGGATGGTTTCGAGAAAGCCATGAATCAGCAGCGAGAGCGTGCGCGTGCCGCCAGTAACTTTGGCACGGATTACAATGATAACTTTAGCATTGACGAGCGTTCAGAATTTACCGGCTATCACTATACCCAACAGAATGTGGTGGTTACCCGTTTGCTCAAAGGCGAAGACGAAGTTAAGGAATTGGACCAGGGCGAGAAGGGTGTGGTGATTTTAGCGAAAACCCCATTCTATGCCGAAGCCGGTGGTCAGGTCGGCGATACTGGCCGTTTGTTTGGTTGTGGCGCTACCTTTATCGTTGAAGACACCCAGAAGCTGGGCGATGCGATAGCCCATATCGGCTATGTGCAAAGAGGCTCATTCAGCAATGACGCTGAACTGACCGCGGAAGTTGATGCAGAACGTCGTCAGCACACCATGCGTAACCATTCCGCGACTCACTTATTACACGCCGCACTGCGCGACATTCTAGGCACTCACGTAACCCAGAAAGGCTCATTGGTTGGCCCAGAGCGTTTGCGTTTTGACTTCTCCAATCCAGAGCCAGTCACGCAGGAACAACTTCGCCAAATCGAAGCTTTAGTCAATCAGAAGATTTATGAGAACCATGCTGTCGAAGCGGCAACCATGTCAATGGATGAAGCCAAAGAGCATGGCGCAATGGCTTTGTTTGGCGAGAAGTACGGCGATGAAGTTCGTGTTCTAACCATGTCGCCATTCTCGGTTGAGCTGTGTGGCGGTACGCACGTGCAACGTACTGGTGACATCGGCGCTTTCAAGATTCTCTCCGAGTCAGGCATTGCCGCCGGTATTCGCCGTATCGAAGCGACCACTGGAGCCGGAGCGGTGAACTGGATGCAGTCTACCGAAGCCAGCCTGCAATCGATTGGCAAATTGCTTAAATCAGAGCCATCGCAAGTTGCTGAGAAAGTGAATCAATTGATGGACAAGAGTCGTCAGCTTGAGAAAACCATCGAAGCACTGCAAAGCAAGTTAGCGTCTTCGCAAGGCAGCGATCTAGCGAGCCAGGCCGAAGACCTAAATGGTATAAAATTGCTGGTTGCTAAATTAGAAGGCGTAGAAGCCAAAGCATTGCGCGACATACAGGATCAGCTTAAAAACAAGCTGGGTTCCAGTATTGTCGTCCTAGGCATCGCTGAAGAAGACAAGGTCAGCATTATTGTCGGCGTCAGCAAAGACCTAACCGGCAAAGTGAAAGCAGGGGAGCTGGTCAACATGGTCGCCTCGCAAGTGGGCGGCAAGGGCGGTGGACGTCCAGACATGGCCCAGGCGGGCGGTAAAGACCCAGCAGCACTACCGGCAGCCCTTGATAGCGTTAAGCCTTGGGTCGCTGAGCGTTTAAACTAG
- a CDS encoding DUF4404 family protein, producing the protein MSDSTQNQSDILILAEKLIQALDTDNELSEKEEAALTRLEFVVESKLFLQDSREAPDEFFLERFQDRLVEFEQEHPSLAGLVRRISNSLSNMGV; encoded by the coding sequence ATGTCCGATTCCACCCAAAACCAGAGTGATATCCTGATATTAGCGGAAAAGCTTATTCAGGCGCTGGATACCGATAATGAGCTGTCTGAGAAAGAAGAGGCTGCCTTGACCCGACTAGAGTTTGTGGTTGAGTCAAAACTGTTTTTACAGGATAGCCGCGAGGCCCCAGACGAATTTTTCCTTGAGCGTTTCCAGGATCGATTGGTTGAATTTGAGCAAGAGCACCCGTCATTAGCGGGTTTGGTCCGTCGTATTTCGAACAGTTTAAGCAATATGGGCGTCTAA
- a CDS encoding amidohydrolase family protein, producing MNTKAIFKVAAVALLVSQLIACDDKKDEQASNNTAQVSQTENLAQQQNAQQAPVTQLTKYNIYNKEDQAGSLSVQQSGNVFSSDMELGWNNRQIKIEEVITVDEQGYITSQTVKGISAFGAPIDESFSQKGSIAQWKSTNEQGEEKVDGKKFYVSMDGTGVANSALLKAISNSENGKVQLLPSGEAAMIKLDSVTLSNGQQEKTVHLIGITGFGFSPDFAWYDDDYNFFATDGGGWFGVIPEGWGREHLEQLQDIQKEADNQYLKDLASQLIHTSEKPIFITNANYVDVISGKLVEDQSILIQDGKVVRIGTEIPDGDYTQVNAQGKTLIPGLWDMHGHLSKNDGLLNMPAGVTNVRDMGNTHDNIVDIERMSEANEIIGGDVYRAGFMDRESPYAMKMGKTVDSLESAKAAVDWYAEHDYPQIKTYSSMEPEWIKPLAEHIHSKGMRLSGHIPAFMTAEEAINAGFDEIQHINMIFLNFLGKNIDTRQRLRFTIPGEKAHELDLNSKEVNDFMALLKEKGTVIDPTVSVFRSLLLGEAGKVDPENAAIYDHLPVTVARGFKKAWMDIKPEERDAYNKSADAMVAMVKKLHDSGVTVVPGTDSIAGFTLHRELILYSQGGISNADVLKLATITSAEVVGNEENVGSIEEGKQADLVFIDGNPLEDMNHIRRVALVIKGQNLYKPDEVYEAIGVKPFTKSVDFEL from the coding sequence ATGAACACCAAAGCAATTTTCAAAGTAGCGGCTGTAGCCTTGCTGGTTAGTCAGCTAATTGCCTGTGATGATAAAAAAGATGAGCAAGCATCAAACAATACTGCTCAGGTAAGCCAGACTGAAAATTTGGCTCAGCAACAGAACGCTCAGCAAGCTCCAGTCACACAGTTAACCAAATACAACATCTACAACAAAGAAGACCAGGCAGGCTCTTTGTCTGTGCAGCAATCTGGCAATGTCTTTAGTAGTGATATGGAACTTGGCTGGAACAACCGGCAGATAAAAATTGAGGAAGTGATAACCGTTGATGAGCAGGGCTACATTACCAGTCAAACAGTCAAAGGTATTTCTGCGTTTGGTGCCCCAATTGATGAGTCATTTAGTCAGAAAGGCAGCATTGCCCAATGGAAAAGTACTAACGAACAAGGCGAAGAAAAAGTTGATGGCAAAAAGTTTTATGTATCTATGGACGGAACTGGCGTTGCTAACAGTGCGCTACTAAAAGCGATTAGCAATTCTGAAAACGGCAAGGTGCAGCTATTACCCAGTGGCGAAGCGGCTATGATCAAGCTGGATTCTGTAACGCTAAGTAATGGGCAGCAAGAGAAAACCGTTCATTTAATTGGCATTACCGGCTTCGGCTTCTCCCCAGACTTTGCCTGGTATGATGATGACTATAACTTCTTTGCCACCGATGGCGGTGGCTGGTTTGGGGTTATTCCTGAAGGCTGGGGTCGTGAACATCTGGAGCAGCTTCAAGATATTCAGAAAGAAGCCGATAACCAATACCTCAAGGATTTAGCGAGCCAGCTGATACACACTTCCGAAAAACCTATTTTCATCACCAATGCCAATTATGTAGATGTCATTTCCGGCAAGCTGGTCGAAGACCAATCTATTCTGATTCAGGACGGCAAGGTTGTGCGTATTGGTACTGAAATTCCAGACGGCGATTACACCCAAGTTAATGCGCAAGGCAAGACACTAATCCCAGGACTGTGGGATATGCATGGTCATTTAAGCAAGAACGATGGATTGCTGAATATGCCAGCGGGTGTTACCAATGTGCGCGATATGGGCAATACTCACGACAACATTGTTGATATTGAACGTATGAGTGAAGCCAATGAAATCATTGGTGGCGATGTTTACCGCGCCGGCTTTATGGATCGTGAAAGTCCTTATGCCATGAAAATGGGCAAGACCGTTGATTCTCTTGAAAGCGCTAAGGCTGCTGTGGACTGGTATGCAGAGCATGACTACCCACAAATCAAAACCTACAGCTCAATGGAACCCGAATGGATAAAACCTCTTGCTGAGCATATTCACAGTAAAGGGATGCGTTTGAGTGGCCATATCCCAGCTTTCATGACTGCCGAAGAAGCAATCAATGCTGGCTTTGATGAAATTCAACATATCAACATGATCTTCCTCAATTTCCTTGGCAAGAATATCGATACTCGACAGCGCCTACGCTTCACCATTCCCGGTGAAAAAGCGCATGAACTTGATTTGAACAGCAAAGAAGTTAATGACTTCATGGCGCTGCTTAAAGAGAAGGGTACAGTAATCGATCCAACTGTTTCAGTATTTAGAAGTTTGTTATTGGGCGAGGCCGGTAAAGTTGACCCGGAAAATGCCGCGATTTATGATCACCTTCCAGTGACAGTTGCCAGAGGCTTCAAAAAAGCCTGGATGGACATCAAACCGGAAGAACGTGATGCCTATAACAAGTCAGCTGATGCCATGGTCGCCATGGTCAAAAAGCTGCATGACTCAGGCGTCACCGTCGTCCCAGGAACCGACAGCATTGCAGGCTTCACACTGCACCGCGAATTGATTCTCTATTCACAAGGCGGTATCTCCAATGCAGACGTCCTAAAACTAGCAACCATTACCTCAGCCGAAGTTGTGGGCAATGAAGAAAACGTAGGCTCCATTGAAGAAGGCAAACAGGCCGACCTTGTTTTCATCGACGGCAATCCACTAGAAGACATGAACCACATCCGCCGAGTCGCTTTGGTTATCAAAGGTCAAAACCTCTACAAGCCAGATGAAGTTTATGAAGCGATCGGAGTCAAACCTTTTACCAAGTCAGTGGATTTTGAGTTGTAG
- the mutS gene encoding DNA mismatch repair protein MutS, with product MGMTEQETSPKHLDQHTPMMRQYWQLKQDHMDYLLFYRMGDFYELFYDDAKRAAELLDITLTKRGSSAGEPIPMAGVPFHAVDSYLARIVKLGESVAICEQIGDPATSKGPVDRKVVRIVTPGTLYDENLLDALSDKLLAAAYKKRNHYGLACLDMASGRFWLSEFDNKNAFQAELFRIKPAELILADNQQELTQGLTTANKWQPDWAFDFEQNRDKLLNHFAVQSLASFGCEDYELAICAAGAVLDYAKTTQLNNLPHIHLLQKLEHSDQLVLDPATRRNLELTENIQGGQNNTLFEVMNSTKTVMGARLLKRWLHAPLSSHDNVQKRLDSVENLTHDHAFVSIQPILSEIADIERIVTRIALASANPRDLKRLQQGLTQSTLLLDELQQLNIKLDQAQYIQPLPELQQLLEHALVEQPPMVIRDGGVIAQGFNAELDELRSLADDANEFMLSLERREKQESGINTLKVGYNKVHGFYIEISRAQSHQAPAHYIRRQTLKNAERFITPELKEYEEKVLTSKTRALALEKRLYDELIQELQQHVAKIQSTASAIAEIDVLACFSERATNLGFNRPTLSNKDGIEIKQGRHPVVEFHSKEPFIPNNLNINNQERSLIITGPNMGGKSTYMRQTALITLLAYVGSYVPAEHAEIGPIDRIFTRIGASDDLASGRSTFMVEMSETANILNNATSNSLILLDEIGRGTSTFDGLALASATIQYIHEKLQSYTLFATHYFELTQQAEQWDAMVNLHFSATEHKDAGQEKLIFSHQIQAGPANQSYGIQVAQLAGLPKTVIQQARLLLQHFEQHGTHETELPQIELELLESAQSNPELEAMAELVQSANLDEMTPREALELLYKLKESLQ from the coding sequence ATGGGCATGACAGAACAAGAAACCTCCCCAAAACATCTCGATCAACACACGCCCATGATGCGCCAATACTGGCAGCTCAAACAGGATCATATGGATTACCTGTTGTTTTATCGCATGGGGGATTTTTATGAGCTTTTTTATGACGATGCCAAGCGAGCAGCTGAATTACTCGATATCACTCTGACCAAGCGCGGTAGCTCTGCCGGTGAACCGATTCCGATGGCAGGCGTGCCCTTTCATGCGGTTGACTCTTATCTGGCTCGTATCGTTAAGCTTGGCGAGTCAGTGGCTATCTGCGAACAGATTGGCGATCCGGCGACCAGCAAAGGTCCGGTTGATCGCAAGGTAGTTCGCATCGTCACGCCGGGCACTCTGTATGATGAAAACCTTCTGGATGCCCTCTCCGATAAACTATTGGCCGCTGCCTATAAAAAACGCAACCATTATGGTCTGGCTTGTCTGGATATGGCCAGTGGTCGTTTCTGGTTATCCGAGTTTGATAATAAGAATGCCTTTCAGGCCGAGCTGTTTCGGATTAAACCGGCAGAATTAATTCTTGCCGACAATCAACAGGAACTTACCCAGGGCTTAACGACCGCCAACAAATGGCAACCGGACTGGGCCTTTGATTTCGAGCAGAACCGCGACAAACTGTTAAATCACTTTGCCGTACAAAGCCTGGCGTCTTTTGGTTGTGAGGATTATGAGCTGGCAATTTGCGCCGCCGGCGCTGTGTTGGATTACGCTAAAACCACTCAGCTCAATAACCTGCCCCACATTCACCTGTTACAAAAACTCGAACACAGCGATCAGCTGGTGCTTGATCCGGCCACTCGCCGCAACCTGGAACTGACCGAGAATATTCAGGGTGGCCAAAACAACACCCTGTTCGAGGTAATGAATTCGACCAAAACGGTGATGGGAGCACGCCTGTTAAAACGCTGGTTACACGCGCCTCTTAGTTCCCATGACAATGTGCAGAAACGGTTGGATAGCGTTGAGAATCTAACTCACGATCATGCCTTTGTGTCGATTCAGCCGATTCTGTCTGAGATTGCGGATATCGAACGGATTGTCACCCGAATTGCTCTGGCCAGCGCCAACCCTCGCGATTTAAAACGCCTGCAACAGGGTTTAACCCAATCAACACTGTTGCTCGATGAATTGCAGCAACTTAATATCAAACTCGACCAGGCCCAATACATTCAGCCGCTGCCTGAGTTGCAGCAACTGCTTGAGCACGCCTTAGTTGAACAACCACCGATGGTCATTCGTGATGGTGGCGTGATTGCTCAGGGCTTTAATGCTGAGCTGGATGAATTACGTTCACTGGCCGATGATGCCAATGAATTCATGTTGTCTTTGGAGCGACGAGAAAAACAAGAGTCCGGCATCAATACCTTAAAAGTTGGCTATAACAAGGTGCATGGTTTTTATATCGAGATTTCTCGCGCGCAAAGCCATCAGGCACCGGCGCATTATATTCGCCGCCAGACTTTAAAAAATGCTGAGCGTTTTATTACACCGGAATTAAAAGAATACGAAGAAAAGGTTTTAACCAGTAAAACTCGAGCATTAGCACTTGAGAAAAGACTTTATGATGAGCTGATCCAGGAACTGCAACAGCATGTGGCGAAGATTCAATCGACTGCCAGCGCGATTGCCGAAATTGATGTGCTGGCCTGTTTTTCTGAGCGGGCAACCAACCTTGGATTTAATCGCCCGACATTAAGCAATAAAGACGGCATTGAAATCAAACAGGGCCGGCACCCAGTAGTTGAGTTCCACAGCAAAGAACCCTTTATTCCGAATAACCTCAATATCAACAATCAGGAACGTTCGCTGATCATTACTGGCCCCAACATGGGCGGTAAATCAACCTACATGCGGCAAACCGCACTGATTACCCTGCTCGCTTACGTGGGTTCTTATGTGCCAGCAGAGCATGCGGAAATTGGCCCAATCGATCGCATCTTTACTCGAATTGGTGCATCGGATGATCTAGCCAGCGGTCGCTCAACATTCATGGTGGAAATGTCCGAAACCGCCAACATTCTAAACAATGCCACCAGCAACAGCTTAATTCTGCTCGATGAAATTGGCCGCGGCACCAGTACCTTTGATGGCTTGGCATTGGCCTCAGCGACCATTCAATATATCCATGAAAAATTGCAGTCCTACACCCTGTTCGCCACTCACTACTTCGAGCTGACGCAGCAGGCAGAACAATGGGACGCCATGGTTAATTTGCACTTCTCAGCAACGGAGCATAAAGATGCTGGGCAGGAAAAACTGATCTTCTCGCATCAGATTCAAGCGGGACCCGCTAATCAAAGCTATGGTATTCAGGTGGCGCAACTAGCCGGACTACCAAAAACAGTGATTCAACAGGCGCGCCTACTGCTACAGCATTTTGAACAGCACGGCACTCATGAAACCGAACTGCCGCAGATTGAACTGGAACTCTTAGAATCAGCGCAATCTAATCCTGAACTGGAAGCAATGGCGGAACTCGTACAATCTGCCAACCTTGATGAGATGACACCACGCGAGGCGCTTGAACTATTGTATAAGCTGAAAGAATCGCTACAATAA
- a CDS encoding CinA family protein: MTEHSSELVKKVSNLLIEKNLLLVTAESCTGGLIAATCTEQAGSSQWFDRGFVTYSNQSKQDMLGVPAHIIDKYGAVSQQVVEAMARGAYIASGSNNRIAVSVSGIAGPEGGTPEKPIGTVWIGLFDGKAVHSRLLQLTGSRAEIRSATLNDVLGSMLVSWLSRK; the protein is encoded by the coding sequence ATGACTGAACATTCAAGTGAATTGGTAAAAAAAGTTTCTAACTTATTGATAGAGAAAAACCTTTTATTGGTCACCGCCGAGTCTTGCACCGGTGGCTTAATCGCGGCAACCTGTACGGAACAAGCGGGTAGCTCGCAGTGGTTTGATCGTGGCTTCGTCACATACTCCAATCAATCGAAACAGGATATGCTTGGTGTACCGGCTCATATTATCGATAAATATGGTGCCGTGTCCCAGCAAGTCGTCGAGGCCATGGCGCGTGGTGCATATATCGCATCAGGTAGTAACAACCGAATCGCCGTTTCAGTCAGTGGCATCGCCGGGCCAGAGGGTGGCACGCCTGAAAAGCCCATTGGCACGGTCTGGATTGGCTTGTTTGATGGCAAAGCTGTTCACTCGCGATTGCTGCAATTAACCGGTTCTCGAGCAGAAATTCGTTCTGCGACATTAAATGACGTATTAGGCAGTATGCTAGTAAGCTGGTTAAGTAGGAAATAG
- the fdxA gene encoding ferredoxin FdxA, producing MAFVVTDNCIQCKYTDCVEVCPVDCFYEGPNFLVINPDECIDCALCEPECPAEAIFEEDDIPAGMEHFIELNAELSEEWPNITEKKDPLPDAEEWDGKPNKLEHLEK from the coding sequence ATGGCATTCGTCGTAACTGATAATTGTATTCAATGTAAATATACCGACTGCGTAGAAGTCTGCCCGGTAGACTGCTTCTATGAAGGACCAAACTTCCTGGTCATTAATCCAGACGAATGTATTGATTGCGCATTGTGCGAACCAGAGTGCCCCGCCGAAGCGATCTTCGAAGAAGATGATATACCAGCCGGCATGGAACACTTCATTGAACTCAACGCCGAACTCTCCGAAGAATGGCCCAACATCACCGAAAAGAAAGATCCCTTACCGGATGCCGAAGAATGGGATGGAAAGCCGAATAAATTGGAACACCTGGAAAAATAA
- the recX gene encoding recombination regulator RecX: MKKEKPKRDYKMIAMDLLARREHSRRELLDKLKVRGFEGEEVEAYLDRLAERNLQSDQRFARSFMRVRIETGYGPLRIQQELKKKGIDEHQISLLFEEMDIDWYKTALSIWQKKYNQLPGNDLKLKAKQARFMQYRGFDFDTINRILSRTSIESDE, encoded by the coding sequence ATGAAGAAAGAGAAGCCTAAACGCGATTACAAAATGATCGCGATGGACTTATTAGCACGCCGGGAACATTCCCGGCGTGAGCTTTTGGATAAGCTGAAAGTTCGTGGTTTCGAAGGCGAGGAGGTCGAAGCTTATCTTGACCGACTGGCAGAGCGTAATCTACAAAGTGACCAAAGGTTTGCCCGCAGCTTCATGCGAGTGCGTATTGAAACCGGTTACGGCCCCCTTCGTATTCAACAAGAGCTCAAGAAAAAGGGCATTGATGAACACCAGATCAGCTTGTTATTCGAAGAAATGGACATAGATTGGTATAAAACCGCTTTATCAATCTGGCAAAAGAAATATAATCAACTGCCCGGTAATGACCTGAAACTGAAAGCCAAACAGGCTCGTTTCATGCAGTACCGCGGTTTTGATTTCGACACAATCAACCGAATTTTATCTCGCACCTCAATTGAGAGCGACGAATAG
- the recA gene encoding recombinase RecA encodes MDDNKKKALGAALTQIERQFGKGSIMRLGDNSAARGIGTISTGSLGLDIALGIGGLPKGRVVEIYGPESSGKTTLALQAIASCQKDGGTAAFVDAEHALDPTYAEKLGVNLDDLIVSQPDTGEQALEITDMLVRSGAVDIVVVDSVAALTPKAEIEGEMGDSHMGLQARLMSQALRKLTANIKRSNTLCVFINQIRMKIGVMFGSPETTTGGNALKFYASVRLDIRRIGQIKQGDEIVGNETRVKVVKNKVAPPFKQAEFQILYGEGTSLEGEILDWGVKHDLVEKSGAWYSYNGNKIGQGKQNVIQFLKDNADIKEEIEGKLRSELLVTAKKPADDEADVPEVEA; translated from the coding sequence ATGGATGACAACAAAAAGAAAGCTCTTGGTGCGGCTTTAACACAGATTGAGCGCCAATTCGGTAAAGGCTCAATTATGCGTTTGGGTGACAACAGCGCAGCTCGAGGCATTGGAACAATTTCGACTGGTTCATTAGGGCTTGATATTGCGTTGGGCATTGGCGGCTTACCAAAAGGTCGTGTGGTTGAGATTTATGGTCCTGAATCTTCTGGTAAAACAACTTTGGCGCTACAAGCTATCGCCAGTTGCCAGAAAGATGGCGGCACAGCAGCTTTCGTTGATGCTGAGCACGCATTGGATCCGACTTATGCCGAGAAGCTTGGTGTGAATCTTGATGACCTTATCGTTTCGCAACCGGATACTGGTGAGCAGGCATTGGAAATCACCGATATGCTAGTGCGCTCAGGCGCGGTAGATATCGTGGTGGTTGACTCAGTGGCAGCATTAACGCCAAAAGCAGAGATTGAAGGCGAAATGGGTGACTCGCACATGGGCTTGCAGGCTCGATTGATGTCGCAAGCTTTGCGTAAATTGACCGCTAACATTAAACGCTCGAATACGCTGTGTGTCTTCATTAACCAAATCCGTATGAAGATTGGTGTCATGTTTGGTTCGCCAGAAACGACTACTGGCGGTAACGCATTGAAGTTCTACGCGTCAGTTCGTCTGGACATTCGTCGTATTGGCCAAATCAAGCAGGGCGACGAGATTGTCGGCAACGAAACTCGCGTCAAAGTGGTTAAGAACAAGGTGGCTCCGCCCTTTAAACAGGCAGAATTCCAGATTCTTTATGGTGAAGGTACTTCGCTAGAAGGCGAGATTCTAGACTGGGGGGTTAAGCATGACCTGGTTGAAAAGTCTGGCGCCTGGTATTCATACAATGGCAACAAGATCGGACAGGGTAAACAGAATGTTATTCAGTTCCTGAAAGACAACGCAGACATTAAAGAAGAAATTGAAGGCAAACTTCGCTCAGAGCTTCTTGTCACTGCGAAAAAGCCAGCTGATGATGAAGCAGATGTGCCGGAAGTTGAAGCCTAA